The proteins below come from a single Gordonia pseudamarae genomic window:
- a CDS encoding MBL fold metallo-hydrolase: MTEDARDGAPVHPAYGVLRPVTPFASVLLCDNPGMMELDGTNTYVLRAPGHPDCVIVDPGPPRHGKHVKRIARQPGIVLTLITHRHFDHVGAIPKLYKRTGTPTRARLDEHCRDAPPLRDREVIEAAGLTITVLFTPGHSGDSVSFLIEHGDDRAMLTGDTILGSGTTVLDPADGGLRDYMNSLNRLIVEGEQCHLLPAHGPDHPALIPVARYYKAHREERIDQIVAALDEMGKSPNEVKPMKVVRRVYADVDKKLWPAAKMSVKAQLEYLRDI, translated from the coding sequence ATGACCGAAGATGCCCGTGACGGGGCGCCTGTCCACCCCGCGTACGGTGTGCTGCGGCCGGTGACACCGTTTGCCTCGGTGTTGCTGTGCGACAACCCCGGAATGATGGAACTCGACGGCACCAACACCTATGTGTTGCGCGCCCCCGGCCATCCCGACTGCGTCATCGTCGACCCGGGCCCGCCCCGGCACGGCAAACACGTCAAACGAATCGCACGACAGCCCGGCATCGTGCTGACCCTGATCACGCACCGCCACTTCGACCATGTCGGCGCGATCCCGAAGCTCTACAAGCGCACCGGGACGCCGACCCGGGCCCGACTCGACGAACACTGCCGTGACGCGCCGCCGCTGCGTGACCGGGAGGTCATCGAGGCGGCCGGGCTCACGATCACGGTGCTGTTCACGCCCGGGCATTCCGGGGACTCGGTGAGCTTCCTCATCGAACACGGCGACGACAGGGCGATGCTCACCGGCGACACGATCCTCGGCAGCGGTACCACCGTCCTCGACCCCGCCGACGGTGGCCTGCGCGACTACATGAACTCGCTCAACCGGCTCATCGTCGAGGGGGAGCAGTGTCACCTGCTGCCCGCGCACGGCCCCGACCATCCGGCTCTCATCCCCGTCGCCCGCTACTACAAGGCACACCGCGAGGAGCGGATCGACCAGATCGTGGCCGCGCTCGATGAGATGGGTAAGTCGCCGAACGAGGTCAAACCGATGAAGGTGGTGCGCCGGGTGTACGCCGACGTCGACAAGAAGCTGTGGCCCGCGGCGAAGATGTCGGTGAAAGCGCAACTGGAGTATCTGCGCGACATCTGA